From Bacillus pumilus, one genomic window encodes:
- a CDS encoding transcription repressor NadR: protein MEQERKLIGEERRNAILEWLKETDSPLTGSFLAKKAAVSRQVIVQDMSLLKAKNEPIIATSQGYVYMAPQHAPEREIEQIIACKHNPVRTEEELTLIVDFGVTVKDVIIEHPVYGELTASIRVSTRKQVADFVHHISNTGASYLSELTDGVHLHTLTSYSQKQLDQAIQALDDAGFLIKD, encoded by the coding sequence GTGGAGCAAGAGAGGAAACTCATTGGCGAAGAGAGAAGAAACGCCATTTTAGAGTGGCTGAAAGAAACAGATTCACCGCTCACCGGAAGCTTTTTGGCTAAAAAGGCGGCTGTCTCTCGACAAGTCATTGTACAAGATATGTCACTATTGAAAGCAAAAAACGAACCCATTATTGCTACAAGTCAAGGCTATGTATATATGGCACCGCAGCATGCGCCAGAAAGAGAAATTGAACAAATCATCGCCTGCAAGCATAATCCTGTTCGTACAGAAGAGGAACTAACCTTGATTGTAGACTTTGGTGTGACGGTGAAAGATGTGATCATAGAGCACCCCGTTTACGGTGAACTAACGGCCTCTATTCGCGTCAGCACTCGCAAGCAAGTAGCTGATTTCGTCCATCACATTTCTAACACGGGCGCCTCCTACTTGTCAGAACTAACAGACGGCGTGCATTTACATACACTCACTTCTTACAGTCAAAAGCAGCTTGACCAAGCCATTCAAGCACTCGATGACGCTGGTTTTTTAATTAAAGACTAA
- a CDS encoding ribosomal-processing cysteine protease Prp — protein sequence MIKATITRSAADESITSFQMTGHAEFAEKGQDLVCAGVSAVVFGSVNSIIALTGMDPLLDIGEEGGYFSFELPADTDPVSFEKAQLLLEGMVVSLETIERDYHDYVRISTKK from the coding sequence ATGATCAAAGCAACCATTACTCGGTCGGCAGCAGATGAAAGCATTACGTCTTTTCAGATGACTGGACATGCCGAGTTTGCTGAAAAAGGTCAGGATCTCGTTTGTGCAGGTGTATCTGCTGTTGTTTTCGGCTCAGTCAATTCAATTATTGCACTGACAGGAATGGATCCACTGCTCGATATTGGTGAAGAAGGCGGCTATTTCTCTTTTGAATTGCCAGCTGATACAGATCCAGTATCCTTTGAAAAAGCCCAGCTGCTTTTAGAAGGCATGGTCGTTTCCTTAGAGACAATCGAACGAGATTATCACGATTATGTGAGAATATCTACAAAAAAATAG
- the rplU gene encoding 50S ribosomal protein L21: protein MYAIIETGGKQVKVEEGQTVYVEKLAAEAGETVTFENVLFVGGDTVKVGNPSVAGATVTAKVEKQGRGKKITVFKYKPKKNNHKKQGHRQPYTKVVIEKINA from the coding sequence ATGTACGCAATTATCGAAACTGGTGGTAAACAAGTAAAAGTTGAAGAAGGTCAAACTGTTTATGTTGAAAAACTAGCTGCTGAAGCAGGTGAAACAGTAACTTTCGAAAACGTATTGTTTGTCGGCGGAGACACTGTCAAAGTGGGTAACCCTTCAGTTGCTGGAGCAACAGTAACGGCTAAAGTTGAAAAACAAGGTCGCGGTAAGAAAATTACTGTGTTCAAGTACAAACCGAAGAAAAACAACCACAAGAAACAAGGTCATCGTCAACCTTACACTAAAGTTGTTATCGAAAAAATCAACGCTTAA
- the nadC gene encoding carboxylating nicotinate-nucleotide diphosphorylase has translation MERLQLKQMMTHFFTEDIGFGDVSADAIFGEKKGTAYIIAKQSGVLAGSQVIDIGYRLLNEQIQAELFFEEGDWIHSGAVLAKIKGPVSDLLKGERVILNVLQRMTGIATLTHEAVQRLADPSITICDTRKTTPGLRMLEKYAVKTGGGKNHRFGLSDGVMIKDNHIAACGSIREAVEKARAYAGHMVKIEVEIESETQLKEAIDAKADVIMFDNCSPDEVKRFKQMTPETILTEASGGITLETLPSYRGTGVDLISLGFLTHSVPAFDFSMNMEFSHKGGTTHVTA, from the coding sequence ATGGAACGTTTACAGTTAAAACAAATGATGACTCATTTTTTCACAGAAGATATTGGCTTTGGAGATGTATCAGCTGATGCCATTTTTGGAGAAAAGAAAGGAACAGCATACATCATCGCAAAACAATCGGGTGTATTGGCAGGTTCTCAAGTCATTGACATAGGGTACCGCCTGCTGAATGAACAGATTCAAGCTGAGTTGTTTTTTGAGGAAGGTGATTGGATTCATTCAGGCGCTGTGCTGGCGAAAATAAAGGGGCCGGTCAGCGACTTATTAAAAGGAGAAAGGGTCATTTTGAATGTCTTGCAGCGCATGACAGGTATCGCCACATTAACACATGAAGCGGTGCAGCGATTAGCGGATCCGTCGATTACGATTTGTGATACGAGAAAAACGACTCCCGGCTTGCGTATGTTAGAGAAATATGCTGTGAAGACAGGGGGCGGAAAGAATCATCGCTTCGGCTTATCAGATGGGGTGATGATTAAAGATAATCATATTGCCGCATGCGGCTCTATTCGTGAAGCTGTAGAGAAAGCAAGAGCATATGCGGGTCATATGGTGAAAATTGAAGTAGAAATTGAATCAGAAACGCAGCTAAAGGAAGCCATTGATGCAAAAGCCGATGTCATCATGTTTGACAACTGCTCTCCGGACGAGGTAAAACGTTTTAAACAAATGACACCGGAGACAATTCTGACTGAGGCTTCAGGAGGCATCACGCTTGAGACATTGCCAAGTTACAGAGGGACAGGTGTCGACCTTATTTCACTTGGTTTTCTGACACATTCTGTTCCAGCATTTGATTTTAGTATGAATATGGAATTCAGTCATAAAGGGGGAACAACTCATGTCACTGCTTGA
- a CDS encoding ACT domain-containing protein produces the protein MKEETFYLVREDVLPDAMRKTLEVKKLLDRKKADSVADAVQQADLSRSAFYKYRDAVFPFYTMVKEQIITLFFHLEDRSGALSRLLQIVADSGCNVLSIHQTIPLQGRANVTLSISTAGMADDINTVMNQLRKLEFVEKVEILGSGA, from the coding sequence GTGAAAGAAGAAACGTTCTATTTAGTAAGAGAGGATGTCCTTCCAGATGCGATGCGAAAAACGCTTGAAGTCAAAAAGCTTCTCGATCGCAAAAAAGCGGATTCAGTTGCCGATGCTGTTCAACAAGCGGATTTAAGCCGCAGTGCTTTTTATAAATACAGAGATGCTGTTTTTCCATTTTATACGATGGTGAAAGAGCAGATCATCACATTGTTTTTCCACCTTGAGGATCGGTCTGGGGCTCTGTCAAGGCTGCTTCAAATTGTGGCGGACTCTGGCTGTAATGTGTTATCCATTCACCAAACGATTCCGCTGCAGGGAAGAGCGAATGTCACCCTATCCATTAGCACGGCTGGTATGGCAGATGATATCAATACAGTCATGAATCAATTAAGAAAACTTGAATTTGTCGAAAAAGTTGAAATTCTAGGTTCTGGGGCGTAA
- the obgE gene encoding GTPase ObgE produces the protein MFVDQVKVYVKGGDGGNGMVAFRREKYVPKGGPAGGDGGNGADVVFEVDEGLRTLMDFRYKRHFKADRGEHGMSKNQHGRNAEEMIVKVPPGTVVTDAETEQVLADLTEHGQRAVIAKGGRGGRGNSRFATPANPAPQLSENGEPGKERDVILELKVLADVGLVGFPSVGKSTLLSIVSSAKPKIADYHFTTLVPNLGVVETDDNRSFVMADLPGLIEGAHEGVGLGHQFLRHIERTRVIVHVIDMSALEGRDPYEDYVTINEELEQYNMRLTERPQIIVANKMDMPEAADNLAAFKEKLTDDYKVFPISAITREGLRELLFEIANQLETTPEFPLYNEEELSDNRVMYRFDEGDAPFEITRDPDGTFVITGKALERLFKMTDFSRDESVKRFSRQLRGMGVDDALRERGAKDGDIIRLLEFEFEFID, from the coding sequence ATGTTTGTAGATCAGGTTAAAGTGTATGTTAAAGGCGGTGACGGCGGAAACGGTATGGTGGCGTTCCGTCGTGAAAAATATGTGCCAAAAGGCGGACCAGCTGGCGGCGACGGCGGAAATGGTGCAGATGTTGTATTTGAAGTAGACGAAGGACTCAGAACGTTGATGGACTTTCGTTATAAGCGCCATTTTAAGGCGGATCGCGGCGAGCATGGAATGAGTAAAAACCAGCATGGCCGAAATGCGGAAGAAATGATTGTCAAAGTTCCGCCCGGTACGGTCGTGACAGATGCAGAGACGGAACAAGTACTCGCTGACTTAACAGAGCATGGACAGCGGGCAGTCATTGCAAAAGGCGGACGAGGCGGACGTGGAAATTCACGTTTCGCAACACCGGCAAACCCTGCACCGCAGCTTTCTGAAAACGGTGAGCCGGGAAAAGAACGTGACGTCATCTTAGAACTAAAAGTACTTGCAGATGTTGGACTTGTTGGTTTCCCAAGTGTCGGGAAGTCGACACTGCTTTCAATTGTCTCTTCTGCGAAACCGAAAATTGCGGATTATCATTTCACAACGCTTGTGCCGAACCTAGGAGTTGTCGAAACAGATGATAACCGAAGCTTCGTCATGGCGGATCTGCCAGGACTGATCGAAGGAGCGCACGAAGGCGTTGGCTTAGGTCATCAATTTTTACGCCACATTGAGCGGACACGGGTTATTGTCCATGTCATTGATATGTCAGCACTTGAAGGGCGTGACCCGTACGAAGATTATGTGACGATTAATGAAGAGCTTGAGCAATACAATATGAGATTGACTGAGCGTCCACAAATCATTGTAGCGAACAAAATGGACATGCCAGAAGCAGCTGACAATCTAGCGGCATTTAAAGAAAAATTAACGGATGACTATAAAGTGTTCCCAATTAGTGCGATCACAAGAGAAGGGCTTCGTGAGCTTTTATTTGAAATCGCCAATCAGCTTGAAACAACACCGGAATTCCCGCTCTATAATGAAGAGGAACTGTCTGATAACCGCGTGATGTACAGGTTTGATGAGGGAGACGCGCCATTTGAGATCACAAGAGATCCTGACGGTACGTTTGTCATAACGGGTAAAGCACTTGAGCGACTGTTTAAGATGACAGATTTCTCAAGAGACGAGTCCGTGAAACGATTCTCTAGACAACTGCGCGGAATGGGTGTCGATGATGCCTTGCGTGAGCGTGGTGCAAAAGACGGCGACATCATTCGTCTGCTTGAATTTGAATTTGAATTTATTGATTGA
- a CDS encoding sporulation initiation phosphotransferase B has product MEEIPSKQNEKLTHVALTNELIYLLSRSRHDWMNKLQLIKGNLTLEKYDRVFEIIEEMVIEAQHESKLSNLKIPQLAYYFLTFNWESHFITLEYEVLGETRDLSAYESQLLTVSQELFSIFDQSVCQKTENHLTVTFQTDQEENDVVLYFDFKGKLTSLDALNAFHDANYPCMSVAQFHVTSHESMIELCLRQERDM; this is encoded by the coding sequence ATGGAAGAGATACCAAGTAAACAAAACGAAAAATTAACTCACGTTGCATTAACAAATGAATTGATCTATCTGCTCAGTCGTTCAAGACACGACTGGATGAATAAATTGCAGCTGATCAAGGGCAACTTGACATTAGAAAAATATGACCGGGTGTTTGAAATTATAGAAGAAATGGTCATTGAAGCACAGCATGAATCCAAACTCTCAAATTTAAAAATTCCCCAATTGGCCTATTACTTTCTAACATTTAATTGGGAGTCGCATTTTATCACCCTAGAATATGAAGTGCTTGGTGAAACCCGAGACTTATCAGCATATGAATCGCAGCTGCTAACGGTATCACAGGAGTTGTTTTCGATATTCGATCAATCAGTTTGCCAAAAAACTGAAAATCATTTAACGGTCACGTTCCAAACAGATCAAGAAGAGAATGATGTGGTCTTATATTTTGATTTCAAAGGAAAATTAACAAGTTTGGATGCGTTAAATGCGTTTCATGACGCAAACTATCCATGTATGAGTGTAGCTCAATTTCATGTGACAAGTCATGAGTCCATGATTGAGCTTTGTTTGAGGCAAGAACGAGATATGTGA
- a CDS encoding M23 family metallopeptidase yields the protein MKRVDEYRKKIAQRRKTKQPAAPSKKTTFKKKEDIPPWVMLTEEEKHSGSSSFESSSHQPKKYRHPLFNPNTFVLKCLLSASLVLIAAISFKGQAGPFQQLKPIITQTFEQDFQFAAANHWFEKTVGNPLAFLTDKKADQKDVQANQELAVPASGKVQESFTQNGAGVKVETSAEAIDSMKEGYVVEVKKKSDTGLTVVVQHADNSYSWYGQLKEADVALYDFVDKGEKIGQISLDDQGKGTYYFAIKQNEQFIDPIQVMTFE from the coding sequence ATGAAAAGAGTGGACGAGTACCGAAAGAAAATCGCGCAGCGCCGCAAAACGAAGCAGCCAGCTGCTCCATCTAAGAAGACGACTTTCAAGAAAAAAGAAGATATCCCTCCATGGGTCATGCTGACAGAGGAAGAAAAGCATTCAGGGTCGTCTTCCTTTGAGTCGTCGTCTCATCAGCCGAAGAAATATCGGCATCCGTTATTTAACCCCAATACCTTTGTGCTGAAATGTTTATTATCTGCGTCCCTTGTGTTGATTGCAGCCATTTCATTTAAAGGTCAGGCAGGGCCGTTTCAGCAGCTGAAGCCGATCATTACGCAGACCTTTGAGCAAGATTTTCAATTTGCTGCTGCCAATCACTGGTTTGAGAAAACAGTTGGAAACCCCCTTGCCTTTTTAACCGACAAAAAGGCAGACCAAAAAGATGTACAAGCGAACCAAGAACTGGCTGTACCTGCTTCTGGAAAAGTGCAGGAATCCTTTACGCAAAATGGAGCAGGTGTCAAAGTCGAAACATCGGCTGAAGCGATTGATAGTATGAAGGAAGGCTATGTAGTAGAAGTGAAAAAGAAAAGTGACACAGGGCTTACAGTGGTCGTGCAGCATGCGGATAACAGCTATAGCTGGTACGGTCAATTAAAGGAAGCCGATGTGGCCTTATACGATTTTGTCGATAAGGGTGAGAAAATTGGCCAGATCTCACTTGATGATCAAGGAAAGGGCACATATTACTTTGCCATTAAGCAAAATGAACAGTTTATCGATCCTATTCAGGTGATGACCTTTGAATAG
- a CDS encoding IscS subfamily cysteine desulfurase, giving the protein MVYLDYAASTPVSEEALHVFQQLSQDCYGNASSLHDAGGRANDILTYSRQSFAAILEGEPDGIYFTSGGTESNLLAIQSIANGLPAHRQHVITTSVEHPSVHHAVSSLERLGVKVTIIEPNQDGIITQDILKEALLPETGLVSIQHANSETGIIQPLAELAPLLKERHILFHTDAVQTFGKIRVSIKELGVDAVSISSHKVYAPKGAGAVYMSAHVPWKPLYSGAVQEGGFRLGTVNVPCIGAFAAASEQLMLKLDEQQRQNEQLRDYFLQQLKMRQLPVRTLQNNGNRRMLPHIIGCFFEGFEGQYVMLACNRHGVCISTGSACASGYHHPSPAVKALHVSDRDALQFIRVSFGSKSSKEDIDQLLHTFEQLQKEKKGA; this is encoded by the coding sequence TTGGTTTATTTAGATTACGCAGCTTCTACACCTGTTTCAGAGGAAGCACTGCATGTTTTTCAGCAGCTAAGTCAAGATTGCTACGGGAATGCAAGCAGTCTTCATGATGCAGGTGGAAGAGCAAATGACATACTGACTTACAGCAGACAATCATTCGCTGCCATTCTTGAGGGCGAACCAGACGGCATCTACTTTACAAGCGGCGGAACAGAATCCAATCTTCTGGCGATTCAATCGATCGCAAATGGTCTGCCAGCACACAGGCAGCATGTCATCACAACTTCTGTAGAGCACCCTTCTGTTCATCACGCGGTTAGTAGCTTAGAGCGTCTTGGCGTGAAGGTCACAATCATTGAACCGAATCAAGATGGGATCATCACTCAGGACATTCTCAAAGAAGCATTATTGCCTGAAACAGGACTAGTATCTATTCAGCATGCTAATTCAGAAACAGGGATTATCCAGCCGCTCGCTGAATTAGCACCCCTTTTAAAAGAAAGGCACATTCTTTTTCATACAGATGCCGTGCAAACATTCGGAAAGATTCGTGTGTCCATCAAGGAGCTTGGGGTTGATGCCGTGTCCATCTCTAGCCATAAAGTGTATGCACCTAAAGGAGCTGGTGCTGTCTATATGAGCGCTCATGTTCCTTGGAAGCCTTTATATTCAGGTGCAGTTCAGGAAGGTGGCTTCCGCCTTGGAACAGTGAACGTTCCATGCATCGGTGCTTTTGCTGCTGCGAGTGAACAATTGATGCTTAAGCTGGATGAGCAGCAACGACAGAATGAGCAGCTTCGTGATTATTTTCTTCAGCAGCTGAAAATGAGACAGCTTCCTGTTCGTACACTTCAAAACAATGGCAATCGCCGCATGCTGCCTCATATTATTGGTTGTTTTTTTGAAGGGTTTGAAGGACAATATGTAATGTTAGCATGTAACCGGCATGGGGTTTGTATATCGACTGGAAGCGCATGTGCTTCTGGTTATCACCATCCTTCCCCGGCTGTGAAGGCATTGCACGTATCAGATCGTGATGCTCTTCAATTCATTCGAGTATCATTTGGATCGAAGTCATCAAAAGAGGACATCGATCAGCTTTTGCATACATTTGAACAATTGCAAAAGGAGAAGAAAGGAGCATAA
- a CDS encoding M50 family metallopeptidase, translating to MNRWLVMLTKIHIHPLLWIVMAFAILSGQIKPLLCLLIIVFVHELGHAAAACYYHWRIRRIFLLPFGGAVEVEEHGNRPLKEELAVILCGPLQHVPLQLMAWIFMETSLISHDIFTMFTFYNMAIFLVNLLPIWPLDGGKLFFLLLSAYYPFQRAHTLAIKGSLVFFVLLTAGLLLFAPLQFNGWVLLTFLAYSLVMEHRQRHYVRVRFLLERYYGKKEQKVEKLIPLRASAEEKVYEVMARFQRGCKHPIIIERDGVKMSQLDENELLHAYFSDRRTNSSMEELLLPY from the coding sequence TTGAATAGATGGCTGGTCATGCTGACGAAAATTCACATTCATCCGCTGCTGTGGATTGTGATGGCGTTTGCGATTCTCTCTGGTCAAATCAAGCCGCTGCTTTGTCTGCTCATCATCGTCTTTGTCCATGAGCTTGGACATGCAGCGGCTGCTTGCTATTATCATTGGCGCATTCGGCGGATTTTTTTACTGCCATTTGGCGGAGCGGTAGAAGTAGAAGAGCATGGGAACCGTCCGCTAAAGGAAGAGTTGGCGGTCATTTTATGCGGGCCGCTCCAGCATGTACCGCTCCAGCTTATGGCATGGATTTTCATGGAAACTTCTCTTATTTCGCACGACATTTTTACGATGTTCACTTTTTATAATATGGCGATTTTTCTTGTGAATCTTTTGCCTATTTGGCCGCTTGATGGCGGGAAATTATTCTTTTTGCTCTTATCAGCATATTACCCTTTCCAACGTGCACATACCCTTGCCATAAAAGGCTCACTTGTCTTTTTCGTTCTATTGACTGCAGGGTTGCTTTTGTTTGCGCCGCTGCAATTCAACGGCTGGGTGCTGCTCACTTTTTTAGCCTATTCACTCGTAATGGAACACCGGCAGCGGCATTACGTCAGGGTCCGCTTTTTACTAGAACGCTATTACGGTAAAAAAGAGCAAAAGGTAGAAAAGCTTATTCCGCTGAGAGCGAGCGCTGAGGAAAAAGTATATGAAGTAATGGCGCGATTCCAAAGAGGCTGTAAGCATCCGATTATTATTGAAAGAGATGGCGTGAAAATGAGCCAGCTTGACGAAAATGAACTGCTCCATGCGTATTTTTCAGATCGAAGAACCAACTCCTCAATGGAAGAGCTCCTTTTGCCGTACTAG
- the nadB gene encoding L-aspartate oxidase: MSSIKKVIVVGSGIAALSFAKTISESCQVIMMTKKQFSSSNSMLAQGGIAAAFSAQDSVHQHVQDTLAAGCDHNDERAVQEIVSLGKQLVEQLVEEGCPFDQTETGEPQLGKEGAHTTHRILHAGGDQTGKTLVQYLKSQLGSHIHLYEYHHVIDLLVHEGTCMGVVWKDEKGHVHTMTADAVVLSTGGCGSLYETNTNDPSVTGDGLMMAYRAGAQLADLEFVQFHPTLLTIAGKAVGLVSEAVRGEGAYLEDETGRRMMKGIHPQADLAPRDVVARAIFHEQQLGHDLYLNISEIPHFSVRFPAIAEMCERAGIDLASGRLPVSPGMHFLMGGICVNEYGETTVPSLFAIGEAACTGLHGANRLASNSLLEGLVLGNKAARRIEQVPKQKKTVPSFSIQEVWSVPAISEDQLRQWMMTYAAIVRDEKGLKTLLQVLQQVPYQQTNVKNITSEQIELSNQWALAICLVKSALLRTESRGGHFRMDYPNRNDALWRGMQIVHEKGHIHMMKNERIGAKWNVYS; the protein is encoded by the coding sequence GTGTCATCAATCAAAAAAGTCATTGTGGTGGGATCAGGCATTGCAGCGCTTTCCTTTGCAAAAACCATTTCAGAAAGCTGCCAAGTTATCATGATGACAAAAAAACAATTTTCCTCTAGTAATTCCATGCTTGCACAAGGAGGAATCGCTGCTGCCTTTTCAGCACAGGATTCAGTTCATCAGCATGTACAAGACACATTAGCTGCCGGCTGTGATCACAATGATGAGAGGGCGGTACAAGAGATCGTAAGTCTTGGAAAGCAATTGGTAGAGCAGCTCGTAGAAGAAGGCTGTCCATTTGATCAAACGGAGACGGGCGAGCCGCAATTAGGTAAAGAGGGGGCACATACGACTCATCGCATTTTGCATGCAGGAGGAGACCAAACAGGCAAAACACTCGTGCAGTATTTAAAAAGTCAGCTTGGCTCACATATTCATTTATACGAATATCACCATGTCATTGATCTATTGGTCCATGAAGGAACCTGCATGGGTGTGGTGTGGAAAGACGAGAAAGGACACGTCCATACCATGACCGCAGATGCAGTTGTTTTATCCACGGGCGGCTGCGGCTCCCTATATGAAACAAACACAAATGACCCTTCTGTAACAGGAGACGGACTGATGATGGCCTATCGAGCCGGGGCACAATTAGCAGATCTTGAATTTGTTCAATTCCACCCCACCCTCTTGACGATCGCTGGAAAAGCAGTCGGTCTCGTTTCAGAGGCAGTCCGGGGAGAGGGAGCCTATTTAGAAGATGAAACAGGCAGGAGGATGATGAAAGGCATTCACCCACAAGCTGATTTAGCGCCTAGAGATGTGGTCGCTAGAGCTATTTTTCATGAGCAGCAATTAGGTCATGATCTGTATCTCAATATCAGCGAAATTCCACATTTCTCAGTTCGTTTTCCAGCCATTGCTGAAATGTGTGAACGGGCAGGTATCGATTTGGCAAGCGGCAGGCTCCCAGTTTCCCCTGGTATGCATTTTTTAATGGGCGGAATCTGCGTGAATGAATATGGAGAAACCACTGTTCCATCTCTTTTTGCTATCGGAGAAGCGGCCTGTACAGGATTACACGGAGCGAACCGATTAGCGAGTAATTCTCTATTGGAAGGTCTCGTTTTAGGAAACAAAGCGGCACGGAGAATTGAACAGGTACCTAAACAGAAAAAAACAGTCCCATCTTTTTCTATTCAAGAAGTATGGTCCGTCCCAGCGATTTCAGAGGATCAGTTGAGACAATGGATGATGACATATGCCGCAATTGTAAGAGACGAAAAAGGGCTAAAGACCTTGCTTCAAGTATTACAGCAAGTCCCTTATCAGCAAACGAATGTGAAAAATATCACAAGTGAACAGATCGAATTAAGCAATCAATGGGCATTAGCGATTTGCCTTGTGAAGTCTGCATTACTTCGTACAGAAAGCAGAGGCGGCCATTTTCGAATGGATTATCCAAATCGGAATGATGCTTTGTGGCGGGGCATGCAGATTGTCCATGAAAAAGGCCACATTCATATGATGAAAAATGAAAGGATCGGTGCCAAATGGAACGTTTACAGTTAA
- the pheA gene encoding prephenate dehydratase, producing MKQLTVGYFGPEATFTHLAVCSCFPADAVQRAYATIPQCMDAVSKGEVDLAVVPLENALEGSVNLTIDYLIHEEALSIVGEMTAPIRQHLLVHPSRAESWETLDVIQSHPHAIAQCHQFLKKQYPDIPHRPVESTGYAAKYISEHPDEAAGAIANEIAAQTYGLTIAKKDIHDYPHNHTRFVILHKDPKASFPMNAGFSSKPKTTIVVSLPKDDQSGALHRVLSAFSWRNLNLSKIESRPTKTGLGHYLFIIDIEKEMDDVLVPGAIQELEAIGCEVKLLGSYQTYELTNEK from the coding sequence ATGAAGCAATTAACTGTAGGTTATTTTGGACCAGAGGCAACATTTACTCATTTGGCCGTATGCTCTTGCTTTCCAGCAGATGCAGTGCAGCGTGCCTATGCAACGATTCCGCAATGTATGGATGCTGTGTCAAAAGGCGAAGTCGATTTGGCGGTTGTTCCACTTGAAAATGCACTCGAAGGATCTGTGAACTTAACGATTGATTATTTAATTCATGAGGAAGCGCTGTCCATTGTTGGTGAAATGACAGCACCGATTCGGCAGCATTTGCTTGTCCACCCATCAAGAGCGGAAAGCTGGGAGACATTAGATGTGATCCAATCACATCCGCACGCGATTGCCCAGTGCCATCAATTTCTGAAAAAACAGTACCCAGATATTCCGCACCGTCCGGTAGAATCAACAGGCTATGCAGCCAAATATATCAGTGAGCATCCGGATGAGGCTGCTGGGGCCATTGCCAATGAAATTGCCGCGCAAACATATGGTTTAACGATTGCAAAAAAAGACATTCATGATTATCCGCACAATCATACACGCTTTGTTATTTTACATAAAGATCCTAAGGCGTCGTTCCCAATGAATGCTGGGTTCTCATCGAAGCCAAAAACGACCATTGTCGTCAGTCTGCCAAAGGATGACCAATCAGGTGCATTGCATCGCGTGTTATCTGCTTTTTCTTGGCGGAATCTCAACTTGTCAAAAATTGAATCTCGTCCGACAAAAACGGGTCTTGGACACTATTTATTTATAATAGATATTGAAAAAGAAATGGATGATGTCCTTGTCCCTGGCGCGATTCAGGAATTAGAAGCGATTGGCTGTGAGGTCAAACTGCTCGGCAGCTACCAAACATATGAACTAACGAATGAAAAATAG
- the rpmA gene encoding 50S ribosomal protein L27 yields the protein MLRLDLQFFASKKGVGSTKNGRDSESKRLGAKRADGQFVTGGSILYRQRGTKIYPGENVGRGGDDTLFAKIDGTVKFERFGRDRKKVSVYPAAQ from the coding sequence ATGCTTAGATTAGATCTTCAATTTTTCGCATCTAAAAAAGGGGTAGGTTCTACAAAGAACGGACGTGACTCTGAGTCTAAACGTTTAGGCGCTAAACGTGCTGATGGTCAATTCGTAACTGGTGGTTCTATCCTTTATCGTCAACGTGGAACGAAAATCTATCCAGGTGAAAACGTTGGACGCGGAGGCGACGACACTCTTTTCGCTAAAATCGACGGAACAGTTAAATTCGAACGTTTCGGTCGTGACCGTAAAAAAGTGAGCGTATATCCTGCGGCACAATAA